In the genome of Sphingomonas naphthae, one region contains:
- a CDS encoding ATP-dependent helicase, translating into MSPEAPYLRGLNAPQREAVLTTEGPVLVLAGAGTGKTAALTARLAHLVATRRAWPSEILAVTFTNKAAREMRHRIGRMLGDAVEGMPWLGTFHSIAAKMLRRHAELVGLQSNFTILDTDDQLRLLKQLIVAADIDEKRWPARQLAGLIDRWKNRGWVPADIDAAESEAYANGRGGELYQRYQDRLKAVNACDFGDLLLHMLVILKTHRDVLESYQQRFRYILVDEYQDTNSSQYLWLRLLAQTRKNICCVGDDDQSIYSWRGAEVANILRFERDFPGAAVIRLEQNYRSTGHILAAASGVIAQNGGRLGKTLWTEADSGEKVRVIGVWDGPEEARRVGDEIEAAQRRGTKLDDVAILVRAQFQTREFEDRFIAIGMPYRIVGGFRFYERAEIRDALAYLRVISQPADDLAFERIVNVPKRGLGDKAVQKIHQLARAEGISLMLAAARILDSDELTGAARKSLGRLVADIAAWRDRLSALPHAELARQMLDESGYTAMLQADRSAESAGRLENLTELARAMEEYETLPAFLEHVSLVMDNDADAQREQITIMTIHAAKGLEFDTVFLAGWEEGVFPSQRSLDEGGTASLEEERRLAYVAITRARRLCFIFHAANRRIYGQWTSSIPSRFVGELPGEHIESETTMTGGASLWRAQWSEQADPFADVGRGTGRGPGWQRAAVAGNLDRTTARVGESRVSAASFAAKPRGDISVGQRVFHSKFGYGAVAEIEGNKLEIDFEQAGRKRVLDSFVSVAT; encoded by the coding sequence ATTTCCCCCGAAGCGCCCTACCTCCGCGGGCTGAACGCACCCCAGCGCGAGGCGGTGCTGACCACCGAAGGCCCGGTTCTGGTGCTGGCCGGCGCCGGCACCGGCAAGACCGCCGCGCTCACCGCCCGCCTCGCCCATCTGGTGGCGACGCGGCGAGCGTGGCCGAGCGAGATCCTGGCGGTCACCTTCACCAACAAGGCCGCGCGCGAGATGCGCCACCGCATCGGCCGGATGCTGGGCGATGCGGTGGAGGGGATGCCGTGGCTCGGCACCTTCCACTCGATCGCCGCCAAGATGCTGCGCCGCCATGCCGAGCTGGTCGGGCTGCAATCCAATTTCACCATCCTCGATACCGACGATCAGCTGCGCCTGCTGAAACAGCTGATCGTGGCGGCCGACATCGACGAGAAACGCTGGCCCGCGCGCCAGCTGGCGGGGCTGATCGATCGCTGGAAGAATCGCGGCTGGGTGCCGGCCGATATCGATGCGGCCGAGAGCGAGGCCTATGCCAACGGGCGCGGCGGCGAACTCTACCAGCGCTATCAGGACCGGCTGAAGGCGGTGAACGCCTGCGACTTCGGCGACCTGCTGCTCCACATGCTCGTCATCCTCAAGACGCATCGCGACGTGCTGGAAAGCTATCAGCAACGCTTCCGCTACATCCTCGTCGACGAATATCAGGACACGAATTCGAGCCAGTATCTCTGGCTCCGCCTGCTCGCCCAGACGCGCAAGAACATCTGCTGCGTGGGTGACGATGACCAGTCGATCTATTCGTGGCGCGGCGCCGAGGTGGCCAACATCCTGCGCTTCGAGCGGGACTTTCCGGGCGCCGCCGTGATCCGGCTGGAGCAGAATTACCGATCGACCGGCCATATTCTCGCCGCCGCGTCTGGCGTGATCGCGCAAAATGGCGGGCGGCTCGGCAAGACACTGTGGACCGAGGCCGACAGCGGCGAGAAGGTTCGCGTGATCGGCGTGTGGGACGGGCCGGAGGAAGCCCGCCGCGTCGGCGACGAGATCGAGGCGGCGCAGCGGCGCGGCACGAAGCTGGACGACGTGGCGATCCTCGTCCGCGCCCAGTTCCAGACGCGCGAGTTCGAGGATCGCTTCATCGCGATCGGCATGCCCTATCGCATCGTCGGCGGCTTCCGCTTCTACGAGCGCGCCGAGATCCGCGACGCCCTGGCCTATCTGCGCGTCATCTCCCAGCCGGCCGATGATCTGGCGTTCGAGCGGATCGTGAACGTCCCCAAGCGGGGGCTGGGCGACAAGGCGGTGCAGAAGATCCACCAGCTCGCCCGCGCCGAGGGCATCTCGCTGATGCTGGCCGCCGCCCGCATCCTCGACAGCGACGAGCTGACCGGGGCGGCGCGCAAGTCGCTCGGCCGGCTGGTGGCGGATATCGCCGCGTGGCGCGACCGGCTCTCGGCGCTGCCCCATGCCGAGCTGGCACGCCAGATGCTCGACGAGAGCGGCTATACCGCGATGCTCCAGGCCGATCGCTCGGCCGAGAGCGCCGGGCGGCTGGAGAATCTCACCGAACTGGCACGCGCGATGGAGGAATATGAAACCCTCCCCGCCTTCCTGGAACATGTCAGCCTCGTCATGGACAATGACGCCGACGCCCAGCGCGAGCAGATCACCATCATGACGATCCATGCCGCCAAGGGGCTGGAATTCGACACGGTGTTTCTGGCCGGGTGGGAGGAAGGCGTATTCCCCTCGCAACGCTCGCTCGACGAGGGCGGCACAGCCAGTCTCGAGGAAGAGCGGCGGCTGGCCTATGTGGCGATCACGCGGGCGCGGCGGCTGTGCTTCATCTTCCACGCCGCCAACCGCCGCATCTACGGCCAGTGGACCTCGTCGATCCCCTCGCGCTTCGTCGGCGAGCTGCCGGGCGAGCATATCGAGAGCGAGACGACGATGACCGGGGGCGCATCGCTCTGGCGCGCGCAATGGTCCGAACAGGCCGATCCCTTCGCCGATGTCGGGCGCGGCACCGGGCGGGGCCCTGGCTGGCAGCGCGCGGCGGTGGCCGGCAACCTCGACCGCACGACCGCCCGCGTCGGCGAATCCCGCGTCTCCGCCGCCAGCTTCGCCGCCAAGCCGCGCGGCGACATATCGGTCGGGCAACGCGTGTTCCACTCGAAGTTCGGCTATGGCGCGGTGGCCGAGATCGAGGGCAACAAGCTGGAGATCGATTTCGAGCAGGCCGGGCGCAAGCGGGTGCTGGACAGTTTCGTGAGCGTGGCGACCTGA
- the rdgB gene encoding RdgB/HAM1 family non-canonical purine NTP pyrophosphatase → MSILIVDDEPEPVPHRKLAPGKLVIASHNEGKVREINELLAGRGIEAVSAGSLGLPEPEETGTTFAANAELKARAAADLSGLPALADDSGLCVDALHGDPGIFSARWAGESKDFGAAMQLVHDRMAETADDEGRDAHFVCALSLCWPDGHIETFEGRVEGILVWPPRGLKGFGYDPMFLPNGGSETFGEMDQAAKHAISHRADAFAKLVAAVL, encoded by the coding sequence ATGAGCATCCTGATCGTGGACGACGAACCCGAGCCCGTGCCGCACCGCAAGCTCGCCCCCGGCAAGCTGGTGATCGCGAGCCACAACGAGGGCAAGGTCCGCGAGATCAACGAGCTGCTGGCCGGGCGCGGGATCGAGGCGGTGTCGGCCGGCTCGCTCGGCCTGCCCGAGCCCGAGGAGACCGGCACGACCTTCGCCGCCAACGCCGAACTGAAGGCGCGCGCGGCGGCCGACCTGTCGGGCCTGCCCGCGCTGGCGGACGACAGCGGGCTGTGCGTGGATGCGCTGCACGGCGATCCGGGCATCTTCTCGGCGCGCTGGGCGGGGGAAAGCAAGGACTTCGGCGCCGCGATGCAACTGGTCCACGATCGCATGGCCGAAACCGCCGACGACGAAGGCCGCGACGCGCATTTCGTGTGCGCGCTCTCGCTGTGCTGGCCGGACGGGCATATCGAGACGTTCGAGGGGCGGGTCGAGGGTATCCTCGTTTGGCCGCCGCGTGGGCTGAAGGGCTTCGGCTACGATCCGATGTTCCTGCCCAACGGCGGCAGCGAGACCTTCGGCGAAATGGACCAGGCCGCCAAACACGCCATCAGCCACCGCGCGGACGCCTTCGCAAAGCTGGTCGCGGCGGTTCTCTAA
- the rph gene encoding ribonuclease PH yields MRPSGRAPDQMRAITIEPGFTRHAEGSCLIGFGETKVLVTASIEERVPPFLRGKGQGWVTAEYGMLPRATHTRGSREAAKGKQSGRTQEIQRLIGRSLRSVVDMTKLGERQITLDCDVIQADGGTRTASISGAWVALSLAVQGLMAKGLLTENPITAQVAAVSCGIWEGNPVLDLDYIEDSSAHADANFVLLDNGNIAEAQATAEGATYDEEALLRLLRLARIGCGEIFAAQRKAIA; encoded by the coding sequence ATGCGCCCCTCAGGCCGCGCCCCCGATCAGATGCGGGCGATCACGATCGAGCCCGGTTTCACCCGTCATGCCGAGGGCAGCTGCCTGATCGGCTTCGGCGAGACCAAGGTGCTCGTCACCGCCTCCATCGAGGAGCGGGTGCCCCCCTTCCTGCGCGGCAAGGGCCAGGGCTGGGTGACGGCCGAATATGGCATGCTCCCCCGCGCCACGCACACGCGCGGCAGCCGTGAGGCGGCCAAGGGCAAGCAATCCGGCCGCACGCAGGAAATCCAGCGCCTCATCGGCCGGTCGCTGCGTTCGGTGGTGGACATGACGAAGCTCGGCGAGCGGCAGATCACGCTCGACTGCGACGTGATCCAGGCCGACGGCGGCACGCGCACCGCCTCGATCTCGGGCGCGTGGGTCGCGCTAAGCCTCGCGGTGCAGGGGCTGATGGCCAAGGGGCTGCTCACCGAGAACCCGATCACCGCACAGGTTGCCGCCGTGTCGTGCGGCATCTGGGAGGGCAATCCGGTCCTCGACCTCGATTATATCGAGGACAGTTCGGCCCATGCCGACGCGAATTTCGTGCTGCTCGACAATGGCAATATCGCCGAGGCGCAGGCCACCGCCGAGGGAGCCACCTACGACGAGGAAGCGTTGCTGCGTCTGCTGCGCCTCGCCCGGATCGGCTGTGGCGAGATTTTCGCGGCGCAGAGGAAGGCGATCGCCTGA
- the purB gene encoding adenylosuccinate lyase gives MIPRYSRAPMTAIWTPENRFRIWFEIEAHATEALAELGVVPASAAKALWDWWATKPAIDVAAIDAIEAVTKHDVIAFLTWVAEQVGDEARFMHQGMTSSDVLDTCLAVQLAQATDILLADLDALLAAIRTRAEEHKLTPTIGRSHGIHAEPVTFGLKLAQAYAEFDRCKARLTAARAEIATCAISGAVGTFANIDPRVEAHVAAKMGLAVEPVSTQVIPRDRHAMYFAVLGVIASSIERLATEVRHLQRTEVLEAEEYFSPGQKGSSAMPHKRNPVLTENLTGLARMVRGYVTPALENVALWHERDISHSSVERYIGPDATITLDFALARLTGVIDKLLVYPARMEKNLNKMGGLVHSQRVLLALTQAGVSREDSYKLVQRNAMKVWESDGQLSLLELLKADPEVPLSDAELEEKFDLGYHLKHVDTIFARVFGA, from the coding sequence ATGATCCCGCGCTATTCCCGTGCCCCGATGACCGCGATCTGGACGCCGGAGAACCGCTTCCGCATCTGGTTCGAGATCGAGGCGCACGCCACCGAGGCGCTGGCCGAGTTGGGCGTCGTCCCCGCCTCCGCCGCCAAGGCGCTGTGGGACTGGTGGGCGACGAAGCCCGCGATCGACGTTGCCGCGATCGACGCGATCGAGGCCGTCACCAAGCATGACGTGATCGCCTTCCTCACCTGGGTCGCCGAACAGGTCGGGGACGAGGCGCGCTTCATGCATCAGGGCATGACCTCGTCCGACGTGCTCGACACCTGCCTCGCGGTACAGCTCGCGCAGGCGACCGATATCCTGCTCGCCGATCTCGATGCGCTGCTGGCCGCGATCCGCACCCGCGCCGAGGAGCATAAGCTGACCCCCACGATCGGCCGCAGCCACGGCATCCATGCCGAGCCCGTCACCTTCGGCCTGAAGCTGGCGCAGGCCTATGCCGAATTCGATCGCTGCAAGGCGCGGCTGACGGCGGCCCGCGCGGAGATCGCCACCTGCGCCATCTCGGGCGCGGTCGGCACCTTCGCCAACATCGATCCCCGCGTGGAAGCGCATGTCGCGGCGAAGATGGGCCTCGCCGTCGAGCCCGTCTCGACGCAGGTGATCCCGCGCGACCGCCATGCGATGTATTTCGCGGTGCTGGGCGTGATCGCGTCCTCGATCGAGCGGCTCGCCACCGAAGTCCGCCATCTCCAGCGGACCGAGGTGCTGGAGGCCGAGGAATATTTTTCGCCCGGCCAGAAGGGCTCGTCGGCGATGCCGCACAAGCGCAACCCGGTGCTGACCGAAAACCTCACCGGCCTCGCCCGCATGGTGCGCGGCTACGTCACCCCGGCGCTGGAGAATGTTGCCCTCTGGCACGAGCGGGACATCAGCCATTCCTCGGTAGAGCGCTACATCGGTCCCGACGCGACCATCACCCTCGATTTCGCGCTGGCCCGCCTGACCGGCGTGATCGACAAATTGCTCGTCTATCCGGCGCGGATGGAGAAGAATCTCAACAAGATGGGCGGCCTCGTCCATTCGCAGCGCGTGCTGCTGGCGCTGACCCAAGCGGGCGTGAGCCGCGAGGATTCGTACAAACTCGTCCAGCGCAACGCTATGAAGGTGTGGGAATCGGATGGCCAGCTCTCGCTGCTGGAACTGCTCAAGGCCGATCCCGAGGTGCCGCTGTCCGATGCCGAGCTGGAGGAGAAATTCGACCTCGGCTATCACCTGAAGCACGTCGACACGATCTTCGCGCGGGTGTTCGGCGCCTAG
- a CDS encoding RBBP9/YdeN family alpha/beta hydrolase: MAMIVSELDLRQTDPLVLTVPGLGNSGEGHWQTIWERTRGDCQRADLGMWDAPKRNLWVTKLAQTISAAQPPVILVAHSLGCLAVAWWAAFDPQPFGWPVAGALLVAPPDTDKLAHMPEVAEFAPAPRQPLPFPSIVVASTDDPYADIERSHDMAKFWGSHFLDIGNCGHINAASGLGGWTQGEALLDGLIDHVRGPGDRQATLSPREWATLREEAGTARV, from the coding sequence ATGGCCATGATCGTTTCGGAGCTAGATCTGCGCCAGACGGACCCTCTGGTGCTGACCGTCCCCGGCCTCGGCAATTCGGGCGAGGGCCATTGGCAGACCATCTGGGAGCGGACGCGCGGCGATTGCCAGCGCGCCGACCTCGGCATGTGGGATGCCCCCAAGCGCAACCTGTGGGTGACGAAGCTCGCCCAGACCATTTCCGCCGCGCAGCCGCCGGTGATCCTGGTCGCGCACAGCCTCGGCTGCCTTGCGGTCGCGTGGTGGGCGGCGTTCGATCCGCAGCCGTTCGGCTGGCCGGTGGCGGGGGCCCTGCTGGTCGCCCCGCCCGATACGGACAAGCTGGCCCACATGCCGGAAGTGGCCGAGTTCGCGCCAGCCCCGCGCCAGCCCTTGCCCTTCCCGTCAATCGTGGTGGCCAGCACCGACGACCCCTATGCCGATATCGAGCGATCGCACGACATGGCGAAATTCTGGGGCAGCCATTTCCTCGACATCGGTAATTGCGGTCATATCAACGCCGCCTCGGGCCTCGGCGGCTGGACGCAGGGCGAGGCGCTGCTCGACGGGCTGATCGATCATGTCCGTGGCCCTGGCGATCGGCAGGCGACGCTCTCGCCGCGCGAATGGGCCACCTTGCGCGAAGAGGCCGGCACCGCCCGCGTCTGA
- a CDS encoding organic hydroperoxide resistance protein encodes MPVDVIYKTKATSTGGRDGHARSEDGSVDVNLVVPKEMGGPGGEGANPEKLFAAGYSACFLGAMKAVSGKVGVKVPADASVTAEIGFGPRSEGGYGITADLTIDLPGVDKAEAEKLAKAAHEVCPYSNATRNNVDVGLIIA; translated from the coding sequence ATGCCCGTCGATGTGATCTACAAGACCAAGGCCACTTCCACCGGGGGCCGCGACGGCCATGCCCGCTCCGAGGACGGCAGCGTCGACGTCAATCTGGTGGTGCCCAAGGAGATGGGCGGCCCCGGCGGCGAGGGCGCCAACCCCGAGAAACTGTTCGCGGCGGGCTATTCGGCCTGCTTCCTCGGCGCGATGAAGGCTGTGTCGGGCAAGGTGGGCGTGAAGGTGCCCGCCGACGCCAGCGTCACCGCCGAGATCGGCTTCGGCCCGCGCTCGGAAGGCGGCTACGGCATCACCGCCGACCTCACGATCGACCTGCCCGGCGTGGACAAGGCCGAGGCCGAGAAGCTTGCCAAGGCGGCGCACGAAGTGTGCCCTTATTCCAACGCCACCCGCAACAATGTGGACGTGGGCCTCATCATCGCCTGA